From Ananas comosus cultivar F153 linkage group 2, ASM154086v1, whole genome shotgun sequence:
CTATTCTACGTAGAAATATCTAAAATCAACTAAAGAAACACATAATAATGAGCTAAAGCATTTGAAAATACAAACACAAATCAAACTACTTTAATTTGAGCACAAAAAAACATCAAGTACTACTCACATATATATTTAGGGCGGTTATAATTGTACACTTCCCCTTGGCCCTGCACGTAGTAGCTGGGCTTCGCATGCGTACCACTCTCCTCCTCATAGCTTGGCCTCTCATAACTACTAGGTCTCTCTCCATGTCCATACTCTTCGCTCATCCCATAaccaccaccatcaccaccacTGTTATACGCACACTGCGGCTTCGGCCGAGGACGCCCGTATCGGCGATCACCGGAGTCAGTACTGTCGGCGTAGTAAGAAGATGCGGCGGAGTCGGAGGAGTATTGGGCTCTATTGGAGTCGGcagcagaggaagaggaggtggaCTGGGAGGATGAGATGGGGTAGCAAATGTCGTCGGACGGCGGGAGGGGCTGGCCGAAGGTGAGGCTTATGTCATAGCCGCCGCCGTAGGGCGTCGGGTCGTACTCGACGTAGTCGTTGACGTCGTCGACTGAtagatcgccgccgccgcctcctctccACGCCATCGCTGGCAGCTTCTCCCTCTCTATCTGACTCTCCTTCTTTGATGGTAGCTGTGCCGTTACGTCGCTAGCTGGTTTACGTGAGAGGATGGTAGTGATAGAGTTTATATAAATCTGTGTGTTGGTTAATAGGATAAATATAATGTTgtgtatatttttaaatgtataTTATGAAGATTACAAGTACTTTGTCAAACATCCAGATGGGTGCGACTTCTTATTTTTCTCAGCTTGCTGATATTCTGGTCAGCTCCTCTAGTATCGAAATTGCCCTCCTGAAAATTCGGGCTAAAagttatgaatatatatattcacgAAAAAAAAAGTGCCTAATTAATGTTATATATGCGATAGAATATTACATGTTAGACTAGGTCTAGCCAGTAATTTCATTCTTATAAACAGCATAAACCAAAAACTTCGTGGGAAACGACGATATGACGAGAGATAAGACTTTCCTAGGCCTTTCGACTGGTCAAGCGTAATACTTTTCGGGACCTTTTCTAATCGAgcaaaaggttttttttttttttttttaagaaataggtagcacgctatctgctttgtttattttatttagaaataaacttagcgaaaaatgtgaatcaactaggattcgaacttgggtctcagataccaaccatcaagccctttaccacttactctagagacggccggttattttttaataaaatagttaCTGTTGAAAGATGGAATGTGTGGATCTTTTTTTACAAAAGTACATGTGCTTAGCATGGTTTACCAAATCAGTTTCTCCTCCCTTTCATGTTGAATTTGTTTCATGTTGATTGTTAACGTGTTTGGCATTAATTATGATTTATCCTGCAAACATTTAAGaggaatgattttttttttttttatttgacaaaGAGTTTTCTCGATAAGATAGTTAATGTACAACATGTTCTCAATCTCGAGTTGCCTTAGCTTTTCTTACAGTGCAGTGAAATACACCTCATCGCATATGTTGAAAGTAATAAGCCAATAAGATTGAGGCCATGCAACACCAGAGTTGGATCC
This genomic window contains:
- the LOC109726748 gene encoding uncharacterized protein At5g39570-like; its protein translation is MAWRGGGGGDLSVDDVNDYVEYDPTPYGGGYDISLTFGQPLPPSDDICYPISSSQSTSSSSAADSNRAQYSSDSAASSYYADSTDSGDRRYGRPRPKPQCAYNSGGDGGGYGMSEEYGHGERPSSYERPSYEEESGTHAKPSYYVQGQGEVYNYNRPKYIWR